The following are encoded together in the Hemicordylus capensis ecotype Gifberg chromosome 4, rHemCap1.1.pri, whole genome shotgun sequence genome:
- the LOC128323262 gene encoding uncharacterized protein LOC128323262, which translates to PARRPRPRLDGSSSARGTRSARLNVIQSPSGLPAAVCAPPGPPSGTCRRCGRGTEEEVAAAASRSRQGCLGHSDATRAADRLLCSFSLYTHPCTIALCACLAASVVAGSVLRRSLPLPFRGSRSSPWAEAGPASPSVPPARGALLLRQRKHSEGGRSPTPHRPPFHPRAQAVAGGRKATGCAHSTPAICRAPLPSPLPPASLPFAARGTLRLVPATQGKGPTHRHAALPRTPTSIAGPGFSLALSSLLRIPCSLYFFIRLQVSLLLITITWIHILIST; encoded by the coding sequence CCCGCCCGCCGCCCCAGGCCCCGCCTGGACGGGAGCAGCTCTGCCCGGGGAACCCGGAGCGCGCGATTAAATGTTATTCAGAGTCCCTCCGGGCTGCCGGCTGCAGTCTGTGCGCCGCCCGGGCCGCCCTCCGGCACCTGCCGCCGCTGCGGGCGTggaactgaggaggaggtggcggcggcggcgtcccGGTCCCGGCAGGGCTGCCTCGGCCACAGCGATGCGACCCGAGCGGCGGACCGgcttctctgctctttctctctatATACACACCCGTGTACCATTGCTTTGTGTGCCTGTCTCGCAGCCTCCGTCGTTGCCGGGTCTGTCCTCCGGAGGAGCCTCCCGCTCCCCTTCCGAGGGTCGAGGAGCAGCCCGTGGGCAGAGGCGGGGCCAGCCTCCCCCTCCGTGCCTCCCGCCAGAGGGGCGCTGCTGCTCCGCCAGAGGAAGCACTCAGAAGGCGGCCGCTCACCCACCCCGCACCGCCCCCCATTCCAccccagggcccaagcagttGCAGGGGGGCGCAAGGCCACAGGCTGTGCTCACAGCACCCCCGCCATCTGCCGGGCTCCTcttcccagccccctccctcctgccagcctcccctttgCAGCGAGGGGGACGCTGCGCCTCGTCCCGGCCACACAAGGCAAGGGCCCAACCCACCGGCATGCAGCTTTGCCAAGGACTCCCACTTCCATCGCGGGCCCGGGCTTTTCTCTTGCCCTTTCCAGTCTCTTGCGTATCCCTTGCAGCCTTTACTTCTTTATTAGACTTCAGGTCTCCCTCCTGCTTATTACAATCACTTGGATTCACATCTTAATTTCGACATGA